CAGCTTACATTGAAACTGATGAAAACTACATAAAGGCATTTCGCCCAAAAAATAAAAAATAAAAAAGCATTGTTGTCGGGTGATGACACAGTAGGGAATTCTAAAATTCCCTAAAATTCCGTCATTGCTGAAATTTCATCATTGCGAGGCTTTGAAAAAAAGAGGGAGCAATCTTGTTCAAAATTCCGTCTAAAATTCCGTCATTGCGAGAAGTGAGTGAAACGAACGACGAAGCAATCTCGTTCAATGTTTAATAAATGAGATTGCTCCCTCTGCTTTGCTCCCTCGCAATGACGAATTTTAGGAAATTCTAAAATTCCTTAGCACAGAGATCCCCCAGTCAAGCTGGGGGATGACACAGTAGAGAATTTTAAAATTCCCAAAAAGAATTCCCAAAAAGAATTCCCAAAAAGAATTTCCAAAGATAAAAAATACCCCCGTACCCCCAACCAGCGGATGCGAAGCAAAAAAGCCTAGGAATTCTAAAATTCCCTAATCTAGAATTCCTAGTAAATAAAGTTCAAATTTTGAGTTTTACTTTCAAAAACTTTTAAAAATTAAGAAATATTTAATATTGCTTTTGTTAGACTTTTATCGCTCATTTTAAAAGTCAATATCAAATTGATTTTATAAAATGAAAATTTTTTTAAAGGATTTATGATGAAATTTTCTAAACTTTCTTTGTTTGTGGTAGGCGCTTTGCTTGCTACTTCACTCAGTGCTAAGGCTGATTTTAGTAAAGAAGTTAGCGAGTATAGAGCTTATGTCATCGCTGAGATTGACGAGCTGCTAGCTAAAACAACCGAGTTTGTGGATAAAATAAACGCAGGCGATGTAGAAAGCGCAAAGCGTCTATATGCTCTTTCTCGTATGCATTATGAACGCTCAGAGCCTATTGCTGAGAGCTTTGGCGAGCTTGATCCAAAAATCGATGCTCGCCTAGCAGACTTGCAAGAAGATGGCAAAAGCGAAAAAGACTGGAGTGGCTTTCATAAAATAGAAAAAAATCCTTTGGGAGAGCGGTAGCACAAAGGGCGCAGAAGCCACTGGCGCACAACTTCTAAATGATATAAAAGAGCTAAGAGCAAAAACTCTAACTGCTAAGGTGGATGCTGAGCTTATGCTAACTGGGGCTGTGGATTTGCTAAATGAAGTAAGCACTAGCAAAATCACCGGCGAAGAAGATATATTTTCAAAAACTGACCTTTATGACTTTGCAGCAAATATAGAGGGTGCGCAAAAAATCTATGATATTCTAAAACCACATTTGCTAAAAAAAGATAAAAATCTAGCTAAGGATATAGAAGCTCAGTTTAAAAATGTAAATGCGCTTTTAGCTAAGCAAAACTTCTCAAAAGACGGCTATGATTTTAAAGCTTATGATAAGCTTTCGCAAAATGAGATAAAAGAACTTGCTGAGGCTGTAAATAAACTTGGCGAACCATTATCAAAAATGGGTGTAATTTTAGACTAAGGTTAATTTATGAACCAAAGAAGAAGTTTTTTTAAAAATACTCTTGGTTTAGTACTTGGTGCTAGCGCTGCGCTTAGTGGCGCTAGTGCTAATGAGCTAGCAAGTAGGATAAAGTCAAAGACTGCTAATAAATACGAATTTTACGGCACTCATCAGCAAGGCATCGCCACGCCAGCTCAAAAGTTTATTTACTTTTTGGTGCTTGATTTACATGAAACAGAACCAAAAAAATAAGTGAAATCTTTAAGCTTTGGACAGCGCAAAGCGCAAATTTAACTGAGGGCAAAAATATAGAAAAATATAGCTCAAATGCTCTTTTGCCGCCTGTTGATACTGGCGAGGCTGACTCGCTAGAACACGCAAATCTAACGCTTACTTTTGGCGTGAGTGCTAGCTTTTTTGATAAGCTTGGGCTAAAAAATAAGCCTAGCAAGCTAGCAGATTTACCACATTTTCCACGTGATCAGCTAAAAGAGCAGTTTGTAGGCGGAGATATCTGTATCCAAGCCTGCGCTGATGATCCACAAGTAGCATTTCACGCTGCTAGAAATCTACTGCGAACAGCTCGCACAAGCCTAAGTCCAAAATGGTCGCAAATGGGCTTTAATTCATTTATGGGTAGCGATACGCCACGCAATCTTTTTGCCTTTAAAGACGGCACTATAAATCCTAAAAAAACAGAGCTTGATAAAGAAGTGTGGATAAAAGGCGGAGTTTTTGATAATGGCTCTTATCTTATAGCTAGAAAAGTCGTTATGCACCTTGAGACTTGGGATAGAACGCACTTAAAAGGACAAAATGAGACCTTTGGCAGGCAGAGAGCTAGCGGTGCGCCTTTTGGTAAAACTAGCGAGTTTGACGAGATCGAGCTAAGTGGAGATAATGCTGCGCCAGAGACTTCGCACGCATTTTTGGCAAAAAGTGCTGGGGCAAAAATCCTGCGCCGCTCATACAGCTACGCAAGCGGGGTAAATGAGCGTGGGGCTTTGGACGCTGGGCTTTTGTTTATTAGCTTTCAGCGTGATCCAGCGCAGTTTATTGCTATCCAAAGCGCACTTGGACTAAAAGATAGAATGAATGAATATATCACAAACATCGGCTCTGGCGTGTTTGCCTGCTTTGGCGGGGTGAGCCG
Above is a genomic segment from Campylobacter magnus containing:
- a CDS encoding EfeM/EfeO family lipoprotein, which translates into the protein MKFSKLSLFVVGALLATSLSAKADFSKEVSEYRAYVIAEIDELLAKTTEFVDKINAGDVESAKRLYALSRMHYERSEPIAESFGELDPKIDARLADLQEDGKSEKDWSGFHKIEKNPLGER
- a CDS encoding Dyp-type peroxidase — its product is MFKLWTAQSANLTEGKNIEKYSSNALLPPVDTGEADSLEHANLTLTFGVSASFFDKLGLKNKPSKLADLPHFPRDQLKEQFVGGDICIQACADDPQVAFHAARNLLRTARTSLSPKWSQMGFNSFMGSDTPRNLFAFKDGTINPKKTELDKEVWIKGGVFDNGSYLIARKVVMHLETWDRTHLKGQNETFGRQRASGAPFGKTSEFDEIELSGDNAAPETSHAFLAKSAGAKILRRSYSYASGVNERGALDAGLLFISFQRDPAQFIAIQSALGLKDRMNEYITNIGSGVFACFGGVSRDKNDYIGKRLFS
- a CDS encoding imelysin family protein — its product is MKELRAKTLTAKVDAELMLTGAVDLLNEVSTSKITGEEDIFSKTDLYDFAANIEGAQKIYDILKPHLLKKDKNLAKDIEAQFKNVNALLAKQNFSKDGYDFKAYDKLSQNEIKELAEAVNKLGEPLSKMGVILD